GTGAAACTCGCAGACGTAAAACGGGGTGGTGGTGCCGAAGTCCGTGGGCGCGAGGACCCAGGAGGCATTCTGGGTCACGCTGAGGAAGAGGTGCTGTGTTCCCTCCACTGATGACCTGTTGACAGCGCTGTGCACTTCTGCTGACATCTCGTACAGGTCACCCAGAGACGCGTCGCCAAACCTGGTGGAAAGTAATAGGCATGTTTTATgactctctctgtttgtctgtcagtctatgtttgtttgcttatctctctctctctctctctgaagacacACGTACTGAAATACTCACGCCACGTTTAGTCCAATGGCCACGTCTGCAGTATCATGGGTATCCCAGTCCACTTTATTCCTGTTCACAAAATTATAATACTCAAcattaataaactgaaaaaaaaaaaagcgtaacaAGAGATTTCCCATGATAATAATTACATGTAATAGCTAGTAATGTaagttttatgattttttatttatttatttattttatttatttatttgtttatttatttatctatttatctatttatttttatcgtgAGAGCTAACCGCGATGAACAGAGCGAGTTCGTCAATCTGTGACATGGTGGTCGGGTGGGCAAGGCCTGAACCCTCCTTGTTGCAGGTGGCGAGGAGCGTCCAGGAAGGTGGGTTCAGGGGAAGGGGATTCGATCAGCTTGTAGCATATGGTTCCCACTTTCTCGTAATCCTCCGGACACGTCACTGTGGAGTAGAAGGGATCAGGTGTTGAGAGATATTTGTACTGCTAACTGATGTTGCGACTGCTACTAgtgctactgctggtggtgctgttaCAGCTACTACTTGCAAAATTAACTCTACATAGCAAAGTGGGCGATGAGAAAATGTTAAGCTGTTAGTTTTCCGTGACAAGTGAACAgtcgttttctgtttgtctacTACATGTGGCGTGCACCTTGATTTCatgaatgctgctgctgctgctgccaacaCCCCAATCTCACCTGGCCACATGCAGATTGCACTACTGACAGGATCGTGACAGTATGTGAGGAGCCAGTGTTTAACATCGCTGTTCTTCATCACCACGCATAGATCACCTGCTCTCTGTTAAGAAGAGATTCTCGTTATTGTGTCTGCTAGTATGCCTTCTATATATATGGGCCACTtgctgaaacacttctgcaccgcaccgCCACTGCATTCAAAAGTTCAAAGTTTGAGGGTTATATGGGTTTGTAAAGAAGAATCATTGTACTTATGTAAAATATTCATTTGAGTTCTTACTAGTGGTGTGTAGAAAATAATCAtatttaactttaaaaaaatgtcactagattttttttttattaatattttcatataAGTATTCTTCTTTTCGTGATTTAGTCATACATAATCTTAGAGGAAACTTTTCATAACAAAaactgttgagtgtttttgtaaaggaccttagttaaaaaaaaagtgaaaaaattaaatttaagtattttctcagataattgggatatgttccttacttaaataAGAACCActgtacatatgtaaaatattctttagaGTTCTTAGGAGTAGTGCGTAGATAATAACCTTATTTTACTTAAGAAAAAAtgacaccaaaaaacacactttgTGGATTAATATATTccttttatattaatattcttcTAATTTTCCTGATTTAATCATCAGTGATCTTAAAGTAAAACTTTTAATcgtatcttttatttttgtacaggtacaagtgaaaaaaaaaatcaatgtactAATTTTTATGTGATGAGTGAAATATGTTTCTTAGTTAATGgcattcttattattcttgtgACATTAGCGAGATTTCTACCTTGTTaagaggaggaacactcttgagaagccGGCTAATCTTGTTtgaggcctttgaaaacagtcatagtgagagagcaaagcatttctgaatacaggccatAGTTGAGCAAAATTCGGGTATAAACAAAAAGGTGCTCACCTGAGGATTAATCAGTTTTCCAGGTAGTTACCTTCCTGTTTGCACCTGACTGATGTTTAAGACTGTACTGGAGATATAATTAGGAatattttagcattttcatcAGCTATATCACAgctagcatctctctctctctctctctctctctctctctctctctctctctctctctctctctctctctctctctctctctctctctctctctctctctctctcacccattcaCTGAGAGTCACGTTGGTGTCGTCCGTAATGACAGTGTTATCCGGCACGGCAGGTATATAGGCGTATGGTTCTTTCTTGCTTCTGAAAATGAAGGCAGGTGTAAAATATACAGCTGTGAATTCAGGAATTCAGAaaatgttcgtgtgtgtgtgtgtgtgtgtgtgtgtgtgtgtgtgtgtgtgtgtgtgtgtgttgttgggaGTTTTCATGTGTATGCAAGTATTTTATATAAtctgtagaaaaatatatatgaaaaagcaAAGGAACCACCTTGTCCACCGCCAACACCTGCACCTCCATAACTTACTCCTTAAACCCTCGTACTTGTTGTTACTGAGCGTGACTTTAACTTTCGTCCACTTACACACTTATCGTGACACATAACAAAGGGCGCTTACTTAACGTAGTATCCTGTCAGGATCATCAAGTCATTCCTTAAACTGCTGACATCATCAAAGCTAGTGATGAAAGCCAGCGCGGCATTACGTTTAgcgcacctgagagagagagagagagagagagagagagagagagagagagagagagagagagagagagagagagaattattatcgGTGCTTGATTGACTTAGGTATAATATATCATAAATTTTACCACTATACGTAATcaccatgaaacacacacacacacacacacacaacacacacacacacacacacacacacacacacacacacataatgttTTACTCACTCTTGGCTGCTTTTGATGAGGTCTCCGTTACTCGACACAAGTGTAAGACAAGATATCCCGTCTCTGCTCCTGATGTAGTTGTCAGGGCAGAGTATAGGGTAacctgatggagagagagagagagagagagagagagagagagagagagagagagagaaatacgttACCAGCATTGTCTCATGCATTGCACACACATATACgtgctattatcatcatcatcatcatcatcatcatcatcatcatcatcatcatcatcatcatcagtcatcaTTGAAATACACGGCAGTCCTGGTACACTGGTGCTGTGCTGTTCACCTTCATTTAGTCGTCTAATCTACGTACTGACGGTGTCCCTAGAAAACCTGACTGATACCAGGCTCTGAAACACAGTACAAGTGAATACGATGCTATACTCGATCTCTACCCGGGACAGCACGTTACCTCGGTGTGGCCGGACCCAGACCAACACGGCGGTCGTCTTGGTTATCCTGGGAGGTGGAGTAGCCCTAGGTGGAGCGGcggtgaagagagagggagaggacaagtGGTTCATAAATTCAAAATCTTTTGCTTTGTTATTGTTTGGGTTCATGTCGCCCTCACTTCCCGTTTATGAAAACAATGGAACTGAATGGCACTGAGGAATATAGGGTAGTGTtagtggtattattatcatttatgtcattattattattattattgttattattataataattattattattattatcattactactactactactactactacaactactactactactactactacaactactacgattattactacttttatttcatcatcacttaacaacagtaacaaccaATTCAGAAGCTTGCCTGCATGTCACTGTATTTTCCCCACCAGCATTCGTCACCGTCCTCAGGACAGAAGGCCTCTATATCTCTCACGACATCACCTGCAATGACCAGTAATAGGCAGTGACACACTCAAAACGCacgcatgaaaacacacacacacacacacacacacacacacacacacacacacacacacacacacacacacacacacacacacacacacacacacacacacacacacacacatattagaTATTTTAAAACGAatggagaaaattataacaTTTATTGAATGGGGAAAGATGGTGATGCTGtaaagaagacagagaaggtGAAATTTGTAATGGATGTGGCTTGTCCTCCCCTCCTTACCCAGGCCGCCTGTGTTGTCCCCGAGGCTCACCAGGAATCCCGTGCCGTTGAGAAAGAGGTTGTTATAAGTCGCCCACTCCTGTGATGGTACAAACAAGTGGTCATTTCTTATATATTGTCATAGAATCTTTCTTAAAAGAACTCAGCTTTCTCTGACACAAAATACTCTGCCATCAACTTACACGAGTGGTAATATCAGATGCACATAGGCATAGCCATAAGAATCAGTACATACATGATAAGTCCTGAGGTTACACAGTTTGTTTCTGCCGTTGATACGAGCAGATAcagcccctctcacagctgccactgACTCGGGTCAGTGGCGAGGAATGTATCCCTAGGATACGTTCCTTGCAGCCTAGTGCAGAGAGTAAACACGACGAATCCAGACATCTGCTGGTCGCCAACAAGTACCCAGCGTCAAAGGTCGCTACTCTGTTTAACCCACCAACAGGGAAGGGTGTATAACGAACGTCAAACTACCCACTAAGCTGAGAAAGAACTACTTAGTCTTTGCCAGGGAGCACAGGCAATGTAGACAACACATCAGTTGAGTACAGTTTGCTGTTGGACGACCGCCCACAGTAACAAAACCACCCACGTCCAACAAAGACATTATACACTCTGGCCAGAGAACAGCCTATTTACCGTCTCCCAAAAGGCAGACCCACACCTCCGATACAGCTGGTGGAGCCTGGGGAGAAGGTAGACAGCTGTAATCTAGCAGAATATTATACAATCCTCTGGTCTGCCCTACTCACCGCTGTAGGCCCCAAGACCAGTAGCATTTAACGAGCACACAACACAACGCCTTCACACACAACCCACAACAGTACACTGCATTCCGGCAGATACGGGGAACAAAACAGGTGTCTGCTTCCACCAAAGTCTAGGCACAGATACAAGAGACAGCCGACCAATGCAAGACTGCGGGTAGAGTCACACTCCACACCATAGGAGCAGCAGGAAATATAGAGGCACACATGCTCCTTGGCACAGTATCTGGGTGGTCCCAGATCCAGGCCTTCTGTAGCGCCCTAACTATACCCATTATAACAAGGTGTCACAAGATTATCCCCCACCCACAGGTATAAATTCAATATGCCCTTCCTATTCAGACTTTAAAACCTCTCTAAACTATGTGACCAGCCTATTCGATATCTCGCCTGCTACTGAGCAGCGAAGTGTGGGAACACTCGTCCGCCCCTAGACTGTGTAGCGCCAAACGAATGGCCTCAAGACTGGGAtcaggggggaaggaagggagggggggagaggagaactGGGGCGTTGAGAGGCccagcctcttcttcctccccctcttttttctcctcgctCTTTCCGCTCTGTGTTCTGTACAGTCTCTAATGCGTAACAATATCAGCAGATCAAAGTTACCATTTTACTctactgtttttctgttatttccttgATTTGTAACCTATCCCCCCACCACTCAGCTTTTCTTGCATCCCAGTTCATGTAGCTTTCTTTCAATAAACAGTTAGACAGATCAAAGCTTTATGGACAGCTTTCCGGGTAGGCCGGCGTGCCGTCACCTGCAGAAGCAGTAGGCTAAGGACTGTATGTTGCACGGCTATAGAGTTGAGTGCTGAGGTATACATACTCACTTTTGTCTGGCCGGAACTAGTTTTTTCATAGATGACCATATCGTGTGGTATCGGGGTGTCTCCTTCCCAGTGCATACCAATCAAGTTCTTCAGACCTGTGAGGAAAAGACAATGTCACACACGTCTTTAGTTTTGGCATGGCATTTTCTAGTGATAATGCTTACTTAGTATTCCAGTACTTAGTACATAGTATGCCAGTAGTTTCAATTGCACACTCGTGTTGCTTCAAATGACTTTTATTGACGTGGCTGTGAgatttattgactttttttttctgagctaTGTagtcaaatttatttatttatttatctttttattttattttatttattttttttttttgtcctcgtcAGCACTGCCAGACGTGGAGGCAGGAATCTATTTGATTTTACGAGTTGTAAGCAACGCTCTCTCTGGTGGAAACATTTCTCTGAACAAAACTGGTAAGCCCAACTCACAGTGACCCTCATGTTGCCCATTCATGGTGACGGTATTCAGCCATTCTTTGACGATGCATTGATGTAATACAACAGCAGCGTCCCATGGACAAATCCTTTCTGCACAGCATTACGAGACAGCACGAAAGACGCATGTTACAAAACAGGCAACAGAAACCAGGAGGTAATGTGACAGGGCGAGCACGGCCTCATGGTGGATGCCATCCTGACGCGCCACGCTGTGAGTACTACAGGGACTGTGACGCACATGCATTAACTGACAGACCGCAGGCCTCACTCACCAATGAAATAGTGACTTAGCCTGCCTTGCTTGTCTTGAGCCGCTGACTTAGTGAGGCTGAAGGAGTCTGATCCCCTCACAATTCTC
This genomic window from Scylla paramamosain isolate STU-SP2022 chromosome 33, ASM3559412v1, whole genome shotgun sequence contains:
- the LOC135089499 gene encoding uncharacterized protein LOC135089499 encodes the protein MILTGYYVKSKKEPYAYIPAVPDNTVITDDTNVTLSEWRAGDLCVVMKNSDVKHWLLTYCHDPVSSAICMWPVTCPEDYEKVGTICYKLIESPSPEPTFLDAPRHLQQGGFRPCPPDHHVTD